The proteins below come from a single Cannabis sativa cultivar Pink pepper isolate KNU-18-1 chromosome 3, ASM2916894v1, whole genome shotgun sequence genomic window:
- the LOC133035686 gene encoding uncharacterized protein LOC133035686, whose amino-acid sequence MDPECHRFHPHKNTFLPMLCSKPSIKDVALPHPIRCVNRRSPSPASSSGDDPLSPRISCIGQVKRNNKIIGFPTRSLLTHQTTLIRQNDTKTHLLKYSKLKKFFSSKNLTAATAAATVINPSVTSDRGRGRPLCRRRGQVINGGNGLCRSEAKSENNCVSEIDIMAIDPPLPVVKRLAGDQEGDSESLWKRRSGGAALRGLQLQQIHHPKHHLQPTTV is encoded by the coding sequence ATGGATCCAGAATGTCACCGTTTCCATCCTCACAAGAACACATTCTTACCAATGTTATGCTCCAAACCTTCTATCAAAGACGTCGCCCTTCCTCATCCCATCAGATGCGTCAACCGCCGCTCACCGTCGCCGGCCTCCTCTTCCGGAGACGACCCTTTATCCCCAAGAATCAGTTGCATCGGTCAGGTCAAGCGGAACAACAAGATAATCGGCTTTCCAACTAGATCATTACTCACTCACCAAACAACACTAATCAGACAAAACGACACCAAAACCCACCTCCTCAAGTACTCCAAGCTCAAGAAGTTTTTCTCCAGCAAAAACCTCACTGCTGCCACAGCCGCTGCCACCGTTATCAACCCCTCCGTCACTTCCGACCGCGGTCGTGGCCGACCCCTTTGCCGGAGACGAGGTCAGGTCATCAATGGAGGAAATGGGTTGTGCAGAAGTGAAGCTAAGAGTGAGAATAATTGTGTCTCTGAGATCGATATCATGGCGATAGATCCGCCGTTGCCGGTAGTTAAACGGCTGGCGGGAGATCAAGAAGGTGATTCGGAGAGTTTGTGGAAGAGAAGATCGGGTGGAGCCGCTTTGAGAGGATTGCAGCTCCAGCAGATTCACCATCCCAAACATCACCTTCAACCCACAACAGTTTAA